One Gossypium arboreum isolate Shixiya-1 chromosome 13, ASM2569848v2, whole genome shotgun sequence genomic window, gaGAATACCTTTTATTTTCCATTATGTTattaaattcacatttaaaaataaaaacttgaagtaaaaataatttttttataattatacatttaaaaataattataatttaatttagacTTATTAGTTAAAAAGTTAGTGCTAATTTTAAATAGAATTATTACTTGAATATTCTAATCAATAAATATAGAAAAAaatgataattataattataatttaaattacaattatttgttaaaaaaaatttggtGAAAAAGAAATTACAACTCAAGTATCAGATATTAAAAAAACTCAACACATAATCCTTGTCAACCAATCGCAAACGCGGTTCCCTATCCCGCCTAAGCTTGACTATCTTATTCGCAATTTTATTCTCTTCTCCAGGTATAAAATTAATATTCCATTGACTCAGGAGCTTCAAAAGTAAAAGTATTCTCCTGACTAAGGCAGAATTAGAACCATTACTCACTCCGTGGATAAGTTTAATAGCTTCAAGATTATCAATCCGAATGATGACTTTCCGATAGCCACAATCAAGAGCAATTTGCAACCCATCAAGGATACCCCATAACTCTGAATCAATAACTTCACAATTACCCAAATACCTTGTGAAACCAACGATCCAATTTCCATTATGATCTTCTAGAAGTCCTCTAGCTACGACAAACATCTCCTCAATTTTAACCGAACCATTCGTATTTAGAGAGACCCAACCGTCCGAAGAAATCAGAACTAGTTTCTATCTCGAAAATTTAATGCCTTGAGAATTTGACATCGAAACATACTGTTTTGCCCAACATAGTGATGTTTTGATAACTTCATCAGTACTCCACTAAAGACCTTGAAATACGTGAAGGTTCCGAATCTTCCAAATGCGCCAAATGACTGAACAGACAAGACCAGTTGACTCCTCCCACTAGATTTATGTGTTGCTGATTCTGTAAATCAAGCTCC contains:
- the LOC108462408 gene encoding uncharacterized protein LOC108462408, with the protein product MFVVARGLLEDHNGNWIVGFTRYLGNCEVIDSELWGILDGLQIALDCGYRKVIIRIDNLEAIKLIHGVSNGSNSALVRRILLLLKLLSQWNINFIPGEENKIANKIVKLRRDREPRLRLVDKDYVLSFFNI